NNNNNNNNNNNNNNNNNNNNNNNNNNNNNNNNNNNNNNNNNNNNNNNNNNNNNNNNNNNNNNNNNNNNNNNNNNNNNNNNNNNNNNNNNNNNNNNNNNNNNNNNNNNNNNNNNNNNNNNNNNNNNNNNNNNNNNNNNNNNNNNNNNNNNNNNNNNNNNNNNNNNNNNNNNNNNNNNNNNNNNNNNNNNNNNNNNNNNNNNNNNNNNNNNNNNNNNNNNNNNNNNNNNNNNNNNNNNNNNNNNNNNNNNNNNNNNNNNNNNNNNNNNNNNNNNNNNNNNNNNNNNNNNNNNNNNNNNNNNNNNNNNNNNNNNNNNNNNNNNNNNNNNNNNNNNNNNNNNNNNNNNNNNNNNNNNNNNNNNNNNNNNNNNNNNNNNNNNNNNNNNNNNNNNNNNNNNNNNNNNNNNNNNNNNNNNNNNNNNNNNNNNNNNNNNNNNNNNNNNNNNNNNNNNNNNNNNNNNNNNNNNNNNNNNNNNNNNNNNNNNNNNNNNNNNNNNNNNNNNNNNNNNNNNNNNNNNNNNNNNNNNNNNNNNNNNNNNNNNNNNNNNNNNNNNNNNNNNNNNNNNNNNNNNNNNNNNNNNNNNNNNNNNNNNNNNNNNNNNNNNNNNNNNNNNNNNNNNNNNNNNNNNNNNNNNNNNNNNNNNNNNNNNNNNNNNNNNNNggagggggtgctgaaaagttcctggctttaagggtttcgcgaaaggcctagctggaggtccaaccttccaagttcttttacaaagcttagaaaaactgaaggaccgctgcaataagtgaggGAATccgagaggggaatacgttgaattaaatcacaattaactgattctcctgtactttcttttactcgggcgaaatgcttagcggcataacgtctgtctttacgttctgagttcaaattccgccgaggtcgactttgcctttcatcctttcggggtctataaattaagtaccagttgagtactggggtcgatctaatcgactggccccctccctcaaaatttagggccttgcaCGACAAACACACAAAGCTGAAATTGAAGATTATATCAATGGCCACTATGTATTCTCATCAAAGGCAGTCTGGAGGATTTTAGAGTTCAAATTACATGGTTCATATCCTGCAGTGCAACAGCTTACAGTTCATTTACCCCAACTGCAATACATTTActttaatgacgatgatgatattgaacaTGTTATCCACACACATGACAGGGCCACTCTCACTGAATGGATGCGAATTAACCAGGAATCACTAGCTAACTCATTTGCATATGCATTACACTATACTGATTTCCCTGAATTTTACACATGGAATAATAGTGAGAAAATATGGCATCTgagaaaaaataatacacattCAAATGGGCGTACCTACTTTGTTTCACCAAAGGAACAAGAGTGATTCTATCTGAGAGCCTTACTGTATCATATTCTCGTAGCTACATCATTTGAAGATACGAGGACTATTAATGGTGTAGTTTGCCATATTTACAAAGAAGCTGCAATGAAACTGGGTTTAGTACACAGTGACCGTGAATACTATCGGACTATAGAGTTTGTAAATGTCAGCGACTCCATATCAGATACGAAGACTTGTCTGCTCCATTCTTAATTGCTGCAttctatatgtatacttatgtatatatatatatattacacaaatatatgatacaatgtaaaatacgctatcttaaagatagcgtgttcgcactagtatatatatatctatgtgtgtgtgtgtgtgtgtgtgtgtgtgtgtgcgtgaatgtatgtatttatgcacacgcgcatgtgtttgttcgtatgtgtgagtatatgtttgtccAACCACCGCGTGACAATCcgtgttactactactattacaacaactATCACTACTGctgccgtagtagtagtagtagtagtagtagtagtagtagtagtagtagtagtagtagtagtagcagcagcagtagtagtagtaagtagtaacTACCTTAGACAGATCACTGAAGCTTTTGCCCTTCACTGAATAACGATGATATGGAACTGTCAACTTATGgagagaacaaaaaataaaaggaagttcaGATGAAGTATTGATGATGTCGATAGCAACTTATACACTATAATCCCTTGTTGTAATAACAAACACTTCAACTTTAACTACTAAACAATGCAGATTAACTTTGATTCGATTTTTTTTTCGCCCACCCTTCTTTACAGACCAGCCAATTAACTTGGGaagcttttcacacacacacacacacacacacacacacacacNNNNNNNNNNNNNNNNNNNNNNNNNNNNNNNNNNNNNNNNNNNNNNNNNNNNNNNNNNNNNNNNNNNNNNNNNNNNNNNNNNNNNNNNNNNNNNNNNNNNNNNNNNNNNNNNNNNNNNNNNNNNNNNNNNNNNNNNNNNNNNNNNNNNNNNNNNNNNNNNNNNNNNNNNNNNNNNNNNNNNNNNNNNNNNNNNNNNNNNNNNNNNNNNNNNNNNNNNNNNNNNNNNNNNNNNNNNNNNNNNNNNNNNNNNNNNNNNNNNNNNNNNNNNNNNNNNNNNNNNNNNNNNNNNNNNNNNNNNNNNNNNNNNNNNNNtatatatatatatatgggagaatttacgaaaaaaacaacaacagacgaggataggtggtgtaaacaacaaaaggatgtattagcttaacgctcgggaatagagaaaatttttaatacacatatatgccaatgaaaagaagaagacaaagaaaattctttaacgcATCTTTAATTATAAATCACATATGTTTCCATACATTCTCCATTTCCAACGCCAGTTTACgcgaaaattctaaaagaaaaattacgtaatatttgcggttttaGGCATTGGAGAGGCATTTCCTCAAACTTGCAACAAAGTCATGCTATTTCATTGAGCGTCTATCAGACCTTTTTGTTAGAAAAGAACCGAGAAGAAATGAAAAGGAGAAAGTTAAAAGTGTGTATGCGGGGATGGGTGTGTGGAGAAGATATTATGTGGGGGGTGGGAGGAATCAAGAGGGtggatatatataatgataggagggagaaagggaaggaAGGGGAGGAAAACGAATAGAAAGCGAAAGAGGGGAATCGgaaggagaaggagggggaaaagtggaagaagaagaagaagaagaagaagcgtctccaaaatggaccaaacagaaaaatccaacgGGTTGAGATCGGGGCTTCTCGAGGGCcatacatccttgcctatgaatgatggaatgtttttctgaatccagtgttgtgtctgtttggagcTGTGAGATGGTGCCGAGTCCTGTTGGAGGCTCGAAGGTACACTTTGCAAGCGATCATTCACTGATGTATTGCTGAGTGTTAATTTTAACACCCGAGGGCACAAAAACGAGGGGCTGTCACAGCCGCCCAAACCATAACTGACAGTGGATTTTGACGTCAATTTACGAATCTACCCTCGATGAAGCCTGATACACTCCAAAGTCGGTCGTTCTGGTGGTTTACTGTTTGTTCGATGTCAAGTTTCCTTTCATTTGTGAACACCAGGTTGGGCAGCGTGCCTTCAGAAATCTGACGCAGGATAAAACGACTTCTCTCCAGTTtcatggccttataaacttgcGTGAGCTCATGACGGCAGATTATCTTGTAAGGGTGGGTCCTGAGGTCCTCCTTCAGCACTCGATACATCGATGTTCGCCTTATTTTTGCTGTGGCAGCCAGCCTTCTGACGGAATGACGAGTATTTCGCCACATCTTTTCTCTGGTATTTTTGATAAACTGAGGAGTCCGCTCACTTCTTTTTCGGCTACGTCCAGGTCGTTCAGTGgtggaaccagtctcttgaaattttttGTCAATTTTCCAGACTGTTTGATTAATTTTAAGCTTCTTTGCTATAGCTGTTTTACTTTCGCCTCCTTTGTGTGGAgttatgattgtatttcggttcatagccattatctaatttataaaactcaatttatttagtctgaaacaaaaaagaagacgctttaaacaacacagcacccatgactttcggaaacattttttcacgctcagaattgttgaagcatggaataaactacccgtaTCAGTCATTAGCTGTCAAGatactacatccttcaaaactagCTGAAACTACCATACTACCTAAAATCCGCCTGATGATTTTTTTcttagttgtagtgcacctgagcacaaTATACAACAAttactttcatatatttcatacatgcacgcatacatacatgcatatatatatatatatatatatatatatata
This region of Octopus bimaculoides isolate UCB-OBI-ISO-001 chromosome 6, ASM119413v2, whole genome shotgun sequence genomic DNA includes:
- the LOC106869331 gene encoding uncharacterized protein LOC106869331, whose translation is MNRNTIITPHKGGESKTAIAKKLKINQTVWKIDKKFQETGSTTERPGRSRKRSERTPQFIKNTREKMWRNTRHSVRRLAATAKIRRTSMYRVLKEDLRTHPYKIICRHELTQVYKAMKLERSRFILRQISEGTLPNLVFTNERKLDIEQTVNHQNDRLWSVSGFIEGRFVN